The following proteins are co-located in the Halarcobacter sp. genome:
- a CDS encoding transporter substrate-binding domain-containing protein, with product MKLINLSFLLIIILTTNLFSQTTIKLTQKEKDFLEKRTPLKLHNELNWPPFNYNENGVAKGFSIDYMNLLAKKLGVKVEYITGPSWDEFMKMLQDGDIDAMVNISKNSERAKTIEFTSIFHTAVNAIYVKEGNENIDSLEKLKNKTIIMPKGFFAQKAIEKYYPDIKQILVKDSLEALKELSLGKADATIGKKNVIDYIIAQNNISGIIPTNYVDDNRMVSLIRIGVNKKNKILKDILEKAQKSVSDAELLELKRKWFGTKDITYTSKDFFNEDELSYIANRKVFRVCARDDIKPIEFKENSNYKGIVIDVLKIITELTNMRLDYVNTLSWYDAKQYLKSGRCDFISTVTNSSDLIDFANTTKPFLNYKLAIITQNNKPVVSSLNNILDKTIALKQNSELIPFIKSLNPDIKVIYASSHRKALEAVSSGQAYFALEPLPIASYYISKYAMKNLYISRYTNMSYSVNMAVNKDNTRLLNILNKSLNLITENQYKEISDRWTTISFETIFDFKYFWEAVTILFLLISIFAYRHYILDKLNKELTQANEEIENKTIELAKQKLLFENIYNKSADGVILINNGILSSCNESTIKILKYKENEILNKTIDELSPPKQPCGVDSKQRAEEYINKSLKDGVVNFEWVFTNGSNENIWTEIVFTVIEIEERKVIHAVIRDITNRKYLEQKLEDLNTNLERRVKEEIEKNEINTQQLIQQSRLAQMGEMISMIAHQWRQPLSAISATTNNLVLKMILEDTIDKKYFDTELKLITDYSQYLSSTIDDFRNFFKSDKEKVVFQLNDIIEKSLSIIKTSLDARSISLIKNLNDDYNLFTYPSELQQVILNLLKNAEDALIEKKDFDRKIFINTYKKNEKTVVIDIVDNGGGIDKAIIERIFDPYFSTKNKKDGTGLGLYMSKIIINEHCKGNLKVTNRDKGAAFSIELPLLNRKEKNNAE from the coding sequence ATGAAACTAATCAATTTATCTTTTTTATTAATCATAATATTAACTACTAATTTATTTTCTCAAACAACTATAAAACTAACACAAAAAGAAAAAGATTTTTTAGAAAAAAGAACACCTTTAAAACTACACAATGAACTAAACTGGCCCCCATTTAATTATAATGAAAATGGAGTAGCAAAAGGTTTCTCTATAGATTATATGAATCTTTTAGCTAAAAAACTAGGTGTAAAAGTTGAATATATAACAGGACCATCTTGGGATGAATTTATGAAGATGCTTCAAGATGGTGATATCGATGCAATGGTAAATATTTCAAAAAACAGTGAAAGAGCTAAAACTATAGAATTTACATCTATTTTCCATACAGCAGTAAATGCTATATATGTAAAAGAGGGAAATGAAAATATAGATTCTCTTGAAAAACTAAAAAACAAAACTATTATTATGCCAAAAGGTTTTTTTGCACAAAAAGCTATTGAAAAATATTATCCTGATATAAAACAAATATTAGTAAAAGATTCTTTAGAAGCATTAAAAGAGTTATCTCTTGGTAAAGCAGATGCTACCATTGGAAAGAAAAATGTTATTGATTATATTATTGCACAAAATAATATTTCAGGAATAATTCCAACCAATTATGTTGATGATAATAGGATGGTTAGTTTAATTCGTATTGGAGTAAATAAAAAAAATAAAATATTAAAAGATATACTAGAAAAGGCACAAAAAAGTGTATCTGATGCAGAACTACTAGAATTAAAAAGGAAATGGTTTGGTACAAAAGATATAACTTATACATCAAAAGATTTTTTTAATGAAGATGAACTTAGTTATATAGCAAATAGAAAAGTATTTAGAGTATGTGCAAGAGATGATATAAAACCTATAGAATTTAAAGAAAATAGTAACTATAAAGGTATAGTTATAGATGTTCTTAAAATAATCACAGAATTAACTAATATGAGATTAGATTATGTTAATACTTTATCATGGTATGATGCAAAACAGTATTTAAAAAGTGGTCGATGTGATTTTATATCTACAGTAACAAATAGTAGTGACCTTATAGACTTTGCAAATACAACAAAACCTTTTCTTAACTATAAACTTGCAATTATAACTCAAAATAACAAACCCGTAGTTTCAAGTTTGAATAATATTCTAGATAAAACAATTGCTTTAAAACAGAATTCAGAACTAATACCATTTATTAAATCACTTAATCCAGATATAAAAGTAATATACGCCAGTTCTCATAGAAAAGCATTAGAAGCAGTTAGTTCAGGTCAAGCTTATTTTGCATTAGAACCTTTGCCTATTGCTTCATACTATATTTCCAAATATGCCATGAAAAACCTTTATATATCAAGATATACAAATATGTCTTATAGTGTAAATATGGCAGTAAATAAAGATAATACAAGATTATTAAATATCTTAAATAAATCATTAAATTTAATTACAGAGAATCAATACAAAGAGATATCTGATAGATGGACTACTATTTCATTTGAAACAATTTTTGATTTTAAATATTTTTGGGAAGCAGTTACAATTTTATTTTTATTAATTTCAATATTTGCATATAGACACTATATTTTGGATAAATTAAATAAAGAATTAACACAAGCAAATGAAGAGATTGAAAATAAAACAATAGAGTTAGCAAAACAAAAACTACTTTTTGAAAATATTTATAATAAATCTGCTGATGGGGTTATACTAATTAATAATGGAATATTATCAAGTTGTAATGAATCAACAATAAAAATATTAAAATACAAAGAGAATGAAATTTTAAATAAAACTATAGATGAATTATCACCTCCCAAACAACCATGCGGTGTAGATTCAAAACAAAGAGCTGAAGAATATATTAATAAATCACTTAAAGATGGTGTTGTGAATTTTGAATGGGTATTTACAAACGGTTCAAATGAAAATATATGGACAGAAATAGTTTTTACAGTTATAGAGATTGAAGAAAGAAAAGTTATACATGCTGTTATTAGAGATATTACTAATAGAAAATATCTAGAACAAAAACTTGAAGATTTAAATACAAATCTAGAAAGAAGAGTAAAAGAAGAGATAGAAAAAAATGAGATAAATACTCAACAGTTAATCCAACAAAGTAGACTAGCTCAAATGGGTGAAATGATTTCAATGATTGCACACCAATGGAGACAACCACTTTCTGCTATATCTGCTACAACTAATAACCTTGTATTAAAAATGATTCTTGAAGATACTATAGATAAAAAATATTTTGATACAGAGCTAAAACTTATAACTGATTACTCTCAATACTTATCATCTACAATTGATGATTTTAGAAACTTTTTTAAGTCAGATAAAGAAAAAGTTGTATTTCAACTAAATGATATAATTGAAAAATCCTTATCTATCATTAAAACCTCTTTAGATGCAAGGTCAATATCATTAATAAAAAATTTAAACGATGACTATAACCTTTTTACCTACCCTAGTGAACTACAACAAGTAATACTAAATCTATTAAAAAATGCTGAAGATGCCTTAATTGAAAAGAAAGACTTTGATAGAAAAATTTTTATAAATACTTATAAAAAAAATGAAAAAACTGTAGTGATTGATATTGTAGATAATGGTGGAGGAATTGATAAAGCTATTATTGAAAGAATATTTGATCCCTACTTTTCAACAAAAAATAAAAAAGATGGTACAGGGCTAGGATTGTATATGAGTAAAATAATTATTAATGAACATTGTAAAGGAAATTTAAAAGTTAC